The uncultured Dysgonomonas sp. genome contains the following window.
CAGCCCGGAGTCGATATCAAAAAATGTATCACCGTTTATAACGAAGGCTTCTTCTCCTTTTACTTTTCCGAATGCCAACTTTATAGCCCCGCCTGTACCTAAAGGATATTCCTCTACTACATATGAAATTTCGAAAGGCCTGTTTTGTGTTTCAAGCCAATTGATAACAATATCAGATTTATAACCTAATGACAATATCAGATGATCGAATTTCTCATTAGCTGCATAATCAAATAAGTATTGTAAAAATGGTTTTCCGGCAACTTCGGCCATGCATTTAGGTACATCGCTCACAACGGACTGCAAACGTGTACCAAAGCCTCCTGCCAAAATAATACACTCTTTCATTATTTTTTATTTAAAGTCTCCGACTTATTTATTATTTTTTCATGTATGGCGGCCACTGTAAGATGTGACCAATACTTTAATTACAAACTACTCATAGCATATCCGTTCCCCTGCCTCTTCGTTTCTTTTCATTTCTGAAACTAGCCAGGGTCCTCGTTCCTATATTACGGCTTGGTATATAGATATAATATTTATAGAACATAAAATAGAAGAAGAACAGATATATAATAAGATTCAGATCGACCCATCCTTTCACATTTAAACCTAAGGAATAGACAATTATCGCCGCCGACATCAGGTTTACCGCCCAGTCTTTAGTCATATAAATCCTGGCCACCAACATAGCAAAACAATAGAAATAGATAGTACCGGGAACCCCTACCCAAAAAAGCATTCGCGAGTATCCGACATCTGTGCCAAAGAAAGACATCCTTCCCGAACCAAAAATAAGAGTATCCAAATCTTT
Protein-coding sequences here:
- a CDS encoding nucleotidyltransferase family protein, yielding MKECIILAGGFGTRLQSVVSDVPKCMAEVAGKPFLQYLFDYAANEKFDHLILSLGYKSDIVINWLETQNRPFEISYVVEEYPLGTGGAIKLAFGKVKGEEAFVINGDTFFDIDSGLFLDFHKSHGADLSVALKPMADFDRYGSVELDDSERIICFSEKQYKKQGLINGGVYIVAKNLFTRLSLPEKFSFEKDIMESHLGDLNIYGCPQDNYFIDIGIPSDFEKANVDFSKK